A stretch of the Columba livia isolate bColLiv1 breed racing homer unplaced genomic scaffold, bColLiv1.pat.W.v2 Scaffold_132, whole genome shotgun sequence genome encodes the following:
- the LOC135577633 gene encoding olfactory receptor 14J1-like, translating to LHYGTLLGSRACVHMAAAAWATGFLNALLHTANTFSLPLCKGNALGQFFCEIPQILKLSCSHSFLRELGLIVVSVCLAFGCFVFIVVSYVQILRAVLRIPSEQGRHKAFSTCLPHLAVVSLFLSTALFAHLKPPSISSPSLDLVVSVLYSVVPPAVNPLIYSMRNQELKDALCKLISLCVLKQ from the coding sequence ctgcactacgggaccctcctgggcagcagagcttgtgtccacatggcagcagctgcctgggccactgggtttctcaatgctctgctgcacacggccaatacattttcactgcccctgtgcaagggcaatgccctgggccagttcttctgtgaaatcccccagatcctcaagctctcctgctcacactccttcctcagggaacttgggcttattgtggtcagtgtctgtttggcatttggctgttttgtgttcattgtggtgtcctatgtgcagatcttgagggccgtgctgaggatcccctctgagcagggacggcacaaagccttttccacctgcctccctcacctggccgtggtctccctgttcctcagcactgccttgtttgcccacctgaagcccccctccatctcctccccatccctggacctggtggtgtcagttctgtactcagtggtgcctccagcagtgaaccccctcatctacagcatgaggaaccaggagctcaaggatgccctgtgcaaACTCATATCCCTCTGtgttctgaagcaataa